The Triticum aestivum cultivar Chinese Spring chromosome 7B, IWGSC CS RefSeq v2.1, whole genome shotgun sequence genome window below encodes:
- the LOC123159809 gene encoding pathogen-associated molecular patterns-induced protein A70, giving the protein MLEAAAIPELWSTVHGWFTPWVLFLVLNLVVFTIVVTSMATAPAKGGEGAAPGADCERRNLAGRPSMELDRHRSPNLPRFTAPAPEAPATGVLDLGQPDNQPPPLEMEPENPGEREHAHMERSMSEAAVEAELPRRPARLRKSAFAHVVAKKDTEVVEVRRLATTTDAERRRPLVVKVEEPASEEEIQEAGSEVDARADEFINKFHHQLKQQRIDSFRRSRNTLHRRRTAVVPEAR; this is encoded by the coding sequence ATGCTGGAGGCGGCGGCGATCCCTGAGCTGTGGAGCACCGTGCACGGGTGGTTCACCCCATGGGTGCTGTTCCTCGTGCTCAACCTCGTCGTCTTCACCATCGTCGTCACCTCCATGGCCACGGCCCCGGCGAAGGGCGGAGAAGGGGCTGCGCCCGGTGCTGACTGCGAGAGGAGGAACCTGGCCGGCCGGCCGTCAATGGAGCTCGACCGGCACCGGTCGCCCAACCTGCCTCGCTTCACCGCCCCCGCACCTGAGGCCCCGGCGACCGGAGTACTGGATCTGGGGCAGCCCGACAATCAGCCGCCGCCGCTCGAGATGGAGCCGGAGAATCCGGGTGAGCGCGAGCACGCGCACATGGAGAGGAGCATGTCTGAGGCGGCAGTGGAGGCCGAGCtgccgcggcggccggcgaggctGCGCAAGTCGGCGTTCGCGCACGTCGTGGCCAAGAAGGACACCGAGGTGGTGGAGGTGCGCAGGCTGGCGACGACGACGGACGCGGAGCGCCGCCGCCCCCTGGTGGTCAAAGTGGAGGAACCGGCGTCGGAGGAGGAGATCCAGGAGGCCGGCAGCGAGGTGGACGCGCGCGCGGACGAGTTCATCAACAAGTTCCACCACCAGCTGAAGCAGCAGCGCATCGACTCCTTCAGGCGCTCCCGGAATacgctccaccgccgccggacgGCCGTGGTGCCAGAGGCGCGCTAG